The following are from one region of the Arachis duranensis cultivar V14167 chromosome 10, aradu.V14167.gnm2.J7QH, whole genome shotgun sequence genome:
- the LOC107468854 gene encoding serine/threonine-protein phosphatase 7 long form homolog — protein MARQAENDGDINILNEMTHYAGAADFEASPPTLPPPDAIVPYLAEARFSDTVPLRDFTFENFLISTLMERWRPETHTFHLPWGEVTITLQDVAYRLGLRTHGNPVGGNRVLQMSQTDDSETLQQYVRCYIMLLIGGYLMTNKSNNLVHLHWLLLLWDFEECRAFFWGSAVLAWTYQSLSLAAQRGVTDIVGCTPWLMS, from the exons ATGGCGCGCCAAGCGGAGAATGACGGGGACATCAACATACTGAACGAGATGACACATTACGCCGGGGCGGCCGACTTCGAG GCCTCGCCTCCTACTTTACCTCCGCCGGATGCCATCGTCCCGTATCTGGCTGAGGCCAGATTCAGCGACACCGTGCCCCTCAGGGATTTTACTTTTGAGAATTTCCTGATTTCGACACTGATGGAGCGATGGCGTCCAGAGACGCACACGTTTCATCTTCCGTGGGGTGAGGTCACTATCACCCTGCAGGACGTGGCATACCGCCTAGGCCTACGCACACACGGTAACCCCGTCGGGGGG AATCGTGTCCTCCAAATGTCCCAGACAGATGATTCCGAGACCCTCCAACAGTACGTCAGGTGTTATATTATGCTACTTATTGGAGGGTATCTGATGACCAACAAGTCCAACAATCTGGTGCACCTTCATTGGCTACTGTTGCTCTGGGACTTTGAGGAGTGTAGAGCATTTTTCTGGGGCTCGGCTGTGCTGGCCTGGACGTATCAGTCCCTTTCTTTGGCGGCTCAGCGGGGCGTCACAGATATTGTTGGTTGCACTCCGTGGTTGATGTCCTAG